The Falco naumanni isolate bFalNau1 chromosome 1, bFalNau1.pat, whole genome shotgun sequence genome window below encodes:
- the LOC121094259 gene encoding trichoplein keratin filament-binding protein has product MALRWAARGRAPEQWAAERRRELEARSRQQWELASRSFARAAICCARQARWSAPRALPPSPATVRREAEEAAARLEQRRARLRRLLGEEREALAAELRERRGGGPGAAGMRQRCEELRASREERRRTVAEQLLYEHWKKNNAELCEVESDLHRKHVTEAWGDQLIQKAKQEATELEEKKRYENQYERARREALERMSQEKEKRRLEEKKQAEMLLQQIEELKLQETEAKKLKKEQENLLKQQWELENLEEERKQMEERQKKKELGRFLRHQCHAQLKRRAQQIQEELEIDRQILLALLEKEDEDQHRQSARRERAIADVAWMKHVIEEQLQLEKQREAELETFFREEAKKVWEKREEEWGREKAARDRLMNEVLAGRQRQIQEKMELNRRAQEESIKYREQLIKELEEAKELIRREKEQEEELKTACRQELEAQMTERHLQEQEEERCRREEEEEERSARQRYEELVQQEAKRMAEQGYRSRLYSYPKAAWT; this is encoded by the exons ATGGCGCTGAGGtgggcggcgcggggccgggccccggAGCAATGGGCGGCCGAGCGGCGGCGGGAGCTGGAGGCGCGGAGCCGGCAGCAGTGGGAGTTGGCCAGCCGCTCCTTCGCTCGGGCTGCCATTTGCTGCGCCAGGCAGGCGCGGTGGAGCGCGCCGCGTGCCCTCCCGCCCAG CCCGGCGACGGTGCGGCGGGAggcggaggaggcggcggcgcggctgGAGCAGCGGCGGGCGCGGCTGCGGCGGCTGCTCGGCGAGGAGCGGGAGGCGCTGGCAGCGGAGctgcgggagcggcggggcggcggcccgGGGGCCGCGGGGATGCGGCAGCGGTGCGAGGAGCTGCGAGCCAGCCGGGAGGAGCGGAGGAGGACG gttgctgagcagctgctgtacgagcactggaagaaaaacaacgCTGAGCTCTGTGAG GTGGAGTCGGACCTGCACAGGAAGCATGTGACAGAGGCTTGGGGTGATCAGCTAATCCAAAAAGCCAAG CAAGAAGCAACCGAACTTGAAGAGAAAAAACGTTATGAAAATCAGTATGAACGTGCACGAAGGGAAGCGCTGGAAAGAATGAGCCAAGAGAAAGAGAAGCGTCGGCTGGAAGAGAAGAAGCAAGCGGAGATGTTGCTTCAACAAATAGAAGAACTGAAATTACAGGAGACAGAG gcaaaaaagctgaaaaaagaacaagagaatTTATtaaagcagcagtgggagctggagaacttggaggaagaaaggaaacaaatggaaGAGCGCCAGAAGAAGAAAGAGCTTGG tcgCTTTTTGAGGCATCAGTGCCATGCCCAGTTAAAGAGACGAGCTCAGCAGATACAGGAGGAGCTG GAGATAGACAGGCAAATCTTGTTAGCCCTCCTCGAGAAAGAAGATGAGGATCAGCACCGCCAGTCTGCGCGACGAGAACGAGCTATTGCAGATGTCGCATGGATGAAACACGTCATTGAGGAACAGCTCCAGTTAGAAAAacagagggaagcagagctAGAGACTTTCTTCAG AGAAGAAGCTAAAAAAGtgtgggagaaaagggaagaagaatggggaagagagaaggcagCCAGAGACCGCCTGATGAATGAG GTCCTTGCAGGCAGACAGCGCCAGATCCAAGAGAAGATGGAGTTAAACAGACGAGCCCAAGAAGAGTCTATAAAGTATCGAGAGCAGCTGATTAAAGAACTTGAAGAGGCAAAAGAACTGATTAGGCgagagaaggagcaggaggaggaactgaagacagcctgcaggcaggagtTGGAGGCGCAG ATGACAGAACGCCACCTACAAGAACAGGAGGAGGAGCGGTGccggagggaggaggaagaagaggagagatCAGCCAGGCAGCGCTATGAGGAGTTAGTGCAGCAGGAGGCCAAGCGCATGGCTGAGCAAGGCTATCGCAGCAGG CTCTACAGTTACCCAAAGGCAGCATGGACCTGA
- the LOC121094267 gene encoding glycolipid transfer protein has translation MALLLEHEFKPLPADKQIETLPFLEAVAHLPPFFDCLGAPIVYSPVKADLTGNIKKIRAVYDSNPAKFKTLQNILEVEKEMHGSAWPKTGATLALMWLKRGLKFMLVLLQSISDGEQDEEHPNLIRVNAMKAYEIALKKYHGWMLQKLFMGSVYALPYKSDLLKALEKGKEVKEEESIEKIHQFLSRVTPILDAIYEMYTKMNAELSYKA, from the exons atggcgctgctgctggagcacgAGTTCAAGCCGCTGCCGGCCGACAAGCAGATCGAGACGCTGCCCTTCCTGGAGGCCGTGGCGCACCTGCCGCCATTCTTCG ATTGCCTGGGGGCTCCCATTGTCTACTCACCCGTCAAAGCAGACCTGACTGGAAATATCAAG AAAATCCGGGCGGTTTATGACTCCAACCCTGCCAAGTTCAAAACTCTGCAGAACATCCTGGAGGTGGAGAAGGAGATGCATGGCTCAGCCTGGCCCAAGACAGGCGCGACACTGGCGCTGATGTGGTTGAAAAG GGGCCTGAAGTTCATGCTGGTGTTGCTGCAGAGCATCTCCGATGGTGAGCAGGATGAGGAGCATCCGAACCTCATCCGAGTGAATGCCATGAAGGCTTACGAGATTGCGCTGAAGAAGTACCATGGCTGGATGCTGCAGAAGCTCTTCATG GGCTCAGTCTACGCTCTTCCATACAAATCAGATTTGCTGAAGGCATTAGAGAAGGGTAAAGAAgtcaaagaggaagaaagcataGAGAAGATTCATCAGTTTCTCTCGAGGGTCACCCCCATTCTGGATGCAATTTATGAGATGTACACGAAGATGAACGCCGAGCTGAGCTACAAAGCCTGA